The Phyllopteryx taeniolatus isolate TA_2022b chromosome 4, UOR_Ptae_1.2, whole genome shotgun sequence genome includes the window CTACAATACAAATGTGTCGTCCGCACTTCGTTGCTTAAATGGTCGAAGCTTGGACGAAAACTCGAAATTGAACATAAATGACGGATTAGCTCCCTTATCTTGACACGGTTTCGCATACTGTCAACCAAAGAGGTGGGGATTCCCTTTTGTCCACTTGTTGAGTGAGTAAAATCATTTATTGTGGCGCATCATGTATGCTAGCGCGTTAGCAACTCGAAGCTAGCGTCATTTCCCAATCGCTCACTTGTAACAAAGAGACAATAAGCGAATACTTGTTTCTAACTTATCACCGCAGGGGAAATAACGATGGGTTCGTCGAAGAAACATAAGGAAAAGAGTCGTGACAGGGAAGCCGAGGAGCGCCGTCGCGAGCACAAGAAACACCGCCGCAAGGAGCGCGAGAGAGACGCATCGACCCGCGATGGTACTCGGGAGAAGGAGAGAAGGAAGCGGTCCGCGTCCAGGGACAGGGACAGGGGTGGACGCGAGAGCCGCAGCAAAGGCGACAGGAGCGGCGGGGAGCCACGCGTCAAGAAGGAGAAAACGGAGGAGGGAAGCACTGAGGTGCAAGCTCAGTCCGCCAGTGGAGATGCATCTCTCAGCATCGAGGAGACCAACAAGCTCCGAGCCAAGCTGGGCCTGAAACCGCTGGAGTTGAACGAGAACAAGAAGGAGCTTGGCACCAAGGAGGAGCCGCTGGTGGCAGAGACCATCAACCCGGCTCTCATCCAGAAACAGAAGGACATCAAGGAGAAGCTGGCGGCCATGAAAGAGAAGCGCCTTCTGAACCAGAAGCTGGGAAAAGTCAAGACCCTGGCGGAGGACGACTGGCTGGAGGACACCGCCGCTTGGGTGGAGAAGAACCGGAAGGCGGCGAAGGAGAAAGCGATGGCGGAGAAGAGAGCCAAGCTCCTGGAGGAGATGGACCAGGAGTTTGGTGTGAGCAACCTGGTGGAAGAGGAGTTCGGGCAGGGACGTATAAACAGCGCGTACACGGCGCGGGATCTGAAGGGTCTTAAAGTGCAGCACAAAGTGGACTCCTTCAACGAGGGCCAGACGGTCATCCTCACGCTGCAGGACAAAGGTgtgctggaggaggaggaggacgtgcTTGAGAACGTGGGGCTGGTAGACAAGGAGAAGGCGGACAAGAACGTGGAGCTGAAGAAGAAGCAGCCTGACTACAAGCCCTACGAGGAGGAGGAAAGCGTGGATGACATGGTGACGTTCAAGTCGCGTTCTGTGCTGTCCAAGTATGACGAGGAGATCGAtggtgaaaagaagaagagCTTCCGCTTGAAGACGGGCGGCATGGCCGATGGCGAGCGGGAGCGGGAGCTGCAGGCCATGCGGGAGACGCTGCGCAGCCAGGCGCAGTCCTTGGTGATGCCCTCGCTCATGATTGCTTCAGAGTACTACTCGCCTCAGGAGATGGTGGCCTTCAAAAAGACCAAGCGGCGCGTGAAGAAAATCCGTAAGAAGGAGAAGACGACAGTGGCTGACTTCTTGCTCCTGGACGACTCGCGCAAGACGGACTTCGGCTCCAGGACGCGCGGTCGTGGCCGCAAAGGGGAGTACGAAGACGACGAGGGCGTGGAGGAGGGCAGGTGGCCACATGAGACGGCGGTGACGCAAATGTCCGACGACATCCGGACGGCGGAAATGGATATTAGCGATGATGAGGACTTCACGCCGCCCGAGCCCACTGTCTTGGAGGAAGACGAGGCTGAGCAGGAGCTGCAAAAACAACTGGAAAAGCAGAGGAAGCTGAGGCAGAAGCAGCTCCTTGGGGATGCTGGTGAGAAGATCGCCGAACGGGTGAAGCGACTCGCTAGGGATGACGCTGAGGATCCCTCAGAAAAGCGCAACAACATTGTCTTCAACGCCACCTCCGAGTTTTGCCGCACGCTGGGCGATATCCCCACCTACGGCCTGTCGGGCAACCGAGAGGACCAGGAGGACATGATGGACTTTGAGCAAGATGAAGAGAAGGAAGGCGCCGGCGACTCCAACTCTGATGCGGAGGACAACATCGGCTGGAGTAGCGTCAACCTGGACGAGGAGCAGAAGCACCCAGACTTCGCCACGGCCTCCGCCACCATTCTGGACGAGGAGCCCATCGTCAATTCGGGCCTGGCCGCCGCCCTGCACCTGTGCAAGAACAAAGGACTGTTGGAGACGGAGGTGCAAAAAGTGGCACGTGTCAAAGCCACTAAGGGGGCCCTGCCCAACGACAACTACTGTATCGAGGACAAGATGGGCTTTGATGACAAATACAGCCGGCGCGAGGAGTACCGAGGCTTCACGCAAGACTTCAAGGACAAGGACGGCTACAAACCCGACGTCAAGATAGAGTACGTGGACGAGTCTGGACGCAAGCTGACGCCGAAGGAGGCCTTCAGGTAAGGCTCTTACTgtcaaatattttcagaatCCATTATATCATTGATTCATCGAATgattggataaaaaaatatatttcctattaggttattgtaaaatatttttttcccaattatttttgaagtgatttgttgttttatttggtattgtgtaatgattaaacaaaaccaaatgagCAGCAATTAATCAAGTGATGCACTCACCAACGTTTTTGAAACTAAGAGCTACTTGggtaatgattcaaaaaatcttttttattttgataattgttaAAACATGGGTTGATTGGTCATGCCTGGAGTGGGAGGCACAAGGATGATGTAATCAAATGCTAAATTACTGTAGCAACAGAACTAAATCCacacataaaaataacaatcaaaACGATGGAGGATTATATCGTAGGGTAGATGGTTTTTAATGTCGCACTACAATATATATCGTTACATAGCACAGCTCCGTTTGTAACCTTTAAAAATtcggaaaattaaaaaatacaatctttTTCACCCAATATTGATCCGCTGAAAATGACATGATCGCTCTGATTTCCAATCACATGAATGGATCGGGACAACCCTAgttgagaggctgaaaccagagatttggacaattttaagttgagCAATGGCTCaaaacaattatcaaaatagttgttgattaaatTGATGGATTAGTTGTTGAGTAATTGATTAATTTTGACACCTCTCCCTTCAGGCAACTTTCGCACAGATTCCACGGCAAGGGCTCAGGCAAGATGAAGACTGAGCGCAGGATGAAGAAGCTGGAGGAGGAAGCGCTGTTGAAGAAGATGAGCAGCAGCGACACGCCGCTGGGGACTGTGGCACTGCTCCAGGAGAAGCAGAAGTCTCAGAAAACGCCCTACATCGTGCTCAGCGGAAGCGGCAAGAGCATGAACGCCAACACCATcaccaaataaacacacatcTGGACAGTAGttggtatttttcttttcaacaagcTTATACACATTTTACAGTGATTGCTACAAATCTAAGTTGTTGTTCGTGTAGTAGTTAAGAATTAGTCAATAAAATGCTGACAAAGATTTGTTTTCTCTTAATGATTTTTAGGATTTTGCACTTTCTTAAATGAATGTGTTcatcatatattactacatgaCTGAGAACTGAACTTCAGGTGTTGTAAAGAACATGTTCAAAGTTGTGACTTGCGAGAATGGTGGCATTTGACATTTGttcccatctatccattttcttccacttactCGGGATCAGTTTGCAGGGGCAGCAGGTGACGCAGGGgtgcccagacttctctctccctagccacttcatcaaGCTCATCCGGCtggatcctgaggtgttcccaggccaaccgggagacatagtcCGTCTACCGGGTCGTCCCCTCtcggtgggatgtgcccagaacacctcatcGGGGAGGTGcccatcctaaccagatgcccgaggcacctcatctggctcctctcgatgttgAGGAGCAGGGGCTTGATTCTGAGCCCCACCTggatgaccgagtttctcaccctatctcaaagggaAGAGGAAAACTGATTTCGGCCAcatgtatccgcgatcttgttctttcggacaCCAcctacagctcgtgaccataggtgagggtaggaatgtcgatcgaccggtaaattgagagcttcacctttctgctcatctccttcttcaccacgacagattGATAGAGTTTGCATCACTGCACCATTCTTCCGtcactcgtaaacaagacccctagatacttgaactccactTGGGGAGGATCTCTTTcttgacccggagagggcactccacccttttccgacagagcaccatggtctcagatatGAAGGTGCCGATTTTTATCCCGACCACTTCACACACTGCTGTGAAACGCTCCAAGCGAGAGTTGATTTTTGAAATTtggagaaaggaaaaaaaagaaatttgttcCCATGGTGGATATATTAAAATAGCTTtactttattcatttaaattgtAAGGTAGGTTAAAATTGACTACTGTTGGACTTTTTGGGTAAAGTGGAACCAAAGTTGGACAGTTTACTCTAGTTTATTTCCTGGATTTTGTCCTTAGTGATACCACCACTTACAGAAGCATTTTCAAGTTATTGAGGTTATTATATGACGTGTATCCTTTGTAATGGATCAGTGCACACATTTGATGAAATAGATGCTATGGTGCGTAAAATAGCATAGCACAAGTTTAAAAAGTAATGTGATTATTCGAATGATCCGACACCTTTGGTAAACAAGATGCTGTATAGAACTAAAGTTGACCTTTACGTCCACGATGACTTCATAAATGCTTTAAGAATAACAATTCGTCTTAGATTGCACTTGAAAATGCCTGTCATGTTGTGAATGTGATCTATATGATAGTTTGTTAGGCCGCGAATTAAAACGTAACAGTCTCATCATTGTCGGAAATTATATAACATGACCTTTGACGTCATCGaggcagaaacaaaattgggaCAGCTGACGTTTCCTTGCTTGACGTCAAAAAACCGGCATCAGTGAatgcatttgacaaaaaaaatatttaccgcGTAATAAATACTGAGtatagtgtgtgtatatatatgtctatatagtAATACAGCGTAAGTAACCATTATATTAACcagtttaaaatatgtaatagtTGACAATTTCATGATTTCTTTTTGCAATATGACGCTCGATGCTGTCTCCGAGGCGGCGGGACTCAAATTTGACGGTCGAATGTCAAAGCAATGCTAACGCAAACgaagttatcttttttttttgggatgatgTCACGTAAAATAAACGTTTGTAATTTGggatttttaatcttttttgaCAGTTATAGAAGCGGGTGTCACATGTCCGACGTGTTCGGCCGCTTTGGATGACAACTTCCGGGCTAGCTAGCAAGCTTAGTGGCGGGCCAGAGTTTAAGGAGATTTTCATGCCTTAAATTGGCTTCCTGCTCTTTTCAGGTAACTCGTTCAATTATTCGCTCCACACTACTTTAACAACACACAACCGGTTGGTACGGAACATTTATAACCGTGTATAAACGCGCAGTCGTcttaaaatgaaatgagaaataAGGAAATGTTAGCAGGGAAAAGACGTTAGCTAAAGCGGCGACTCGCTGCTGTCGTCACCTGACAGCAGACACAAGCAACAGTTTTCTATGACTTATGTACTTCACTGCTGCAAGTCATGTTAAAACATGAATATGATTGATTTGAATTGGATGACAGTTTTAACCATTTTGTCCGGCCATGTCATAATGATGACGTGTAACGGGCCAAGAGGTTTACATTTTTCCTTGTTTGTAGAATGCTCATTACAGTTATCATAGGCCATCATATGTCATAATCGTTATGACATGTGTTATGATAacgtatatccatccattttgcgtcccgcttatcctcactagggtcgcggtcgtgccggagcctatccgagctctgtcttcgggcgagaggcatggtacacccacaactggtcgccaggcaatcgcagatGATGACGTATATATAAACGAGGTACTATATTACATGAaaccttatttttattttttattacatttatgaaTTAATGAAATCTTGTAAATTATAAAcggggtttcaagccagggttaggttttcaaacaaggtttaaggtttcaaattaggatttcaaggcCAATGTTTGTAATTGACGGTGAGcccattccttccttcctttgtttgttCATTACTTCCTTACTAGCTTCTTTCCTTTTCCCCTAAACTACTATCCTTCCTTCCTCACATCCTTGTATTTTCCATCTTTCCTCTATCCTACATTTGATACGTCCTTGCTCCCTTTCATCATTCCTCACGCCCTTATTTCCCTCTTCCTACCAACCCTCCATCCCTTCTGTCTTTGTCCATACTTCTCTACCTTTCATATCCTTTCCTCCTGCCTTTCAATCACTCTTTCTGTATCCTTTCTCCCTCCCTTAATCCTTCCATCATTGTACATCCATGCAAAGCTCAATTTTTGTCCCCTTGTTCCATCTTTCCATTTCCTTCATCCTTCTATCATCCCTTACTTGTTTCCCTCCTTTCTTCATGGAGACTTTTCATACCATCCTTCTACCGTACCTTCTTAATCCATTGATCAAACTTTCTTCCAAACTTCTATTTTCCCTTCATTTCATACATCTTTGAtctagacatatatatatatatatatatatatatatatagacaatacagtcatgctcaAAACTATTGGCACAATGTCATTAAGATGTGCCATTACCCCCACCAGGCTGCTGTGATGTCATCAGAGTCCAAGCCCCCCGCTCCCACCCCGGGAGACATGTACAAGGGCTGGCTCTTCAAGTGGACCAACTACATTAAAGGTTACCAGAGACGCTGGTTCGTCCTCAGTCATGGACTGCTCTCATATTATCGGTATGAGTACAGTGTCCTTTGCTATTAACTTGAAACGAAGTCATGTGACGTCAGAGGTGTTTTTACAGGAAACAGAATTGTAAGGGAGGTTGTTTAGATATCAGCAAACTGCAGCACTATTACAGTCTGGTGTGCGTTTGTTAAACGCCCATTTTTACTAACAAGAGTAAAGTTCCAATACTCAGACAAAATGTGTAACTAGACGTCATGGTATGAAAATCAAGAaaaatttacagtatgttgcacGAATAATGTCATAATGTGAAAgtaataaagtcagaatattatgaggaaaaagacATCATATTACAAGATAGTTTACATTGCATTTTTctcttaattttacatttttaaaagacttACGAGAAAAAAGTTACGGTatgtttaaacattttatatggTGAGGGAAAAATATGAGGactacatttttttctaaaaagaaattgtcatgttatgattaaaaaaaagtattacgacAAATCAAATTTATTACGATTTTGTAATATAATGAGAATACTATCGTGTTacgagaaaaaaagtgtttaaaaaaagataatgtCATAGTGTTACaaggaaaacatatttttttctcctattagaagtaatgttacaacaacaaaataataatggtaTGAGACATTCACAGGACCCAGGCCGAGATGGGCCACACGTGTCGCGGCACCATCAACCTGGCCACGGCCAACATCGTCGTGGAGGACTCGTGCAACTTCGTCATCTCCAATGGGGGCGCCCAGACGTACCACCTGAAAGCGAGCTCGGAGGTGGAGCGCCAACGCTGGATCACCGCCCTGGAGCTCGCCAAGGCAAAGGCTTTTCCCATACAGGATCTATCCGGTGAGTGAACATTTCCTGTTCTCACGTTGCAATTCCTTGATTTCCTTCTCCACCGTCATCGACAGATGAGTCGGCGGATGAAGCGTCTGAAGCCCCCCCTTCTTCGGGACAGGGGGCCGGCCGCAACATTGAAATCCAGTCTACGCTGCGCACGCTCAGCAACAAAGTGGAGGACCTTAACACCTGCAATGACCTCATTGTCAAGCATGGATCAGCACTGCAAAGGTATAAACCCAAGGTCATCAAGAGGCCTCAATGGACGCAAATCCtatttttagattatttttgaCAAACGCTTGTATTTAACATGCACGACTTTGGGCATTTACAGTAGTAGTGGTAGTTACCTTAACCTGCGCTGGCAGCTTtgacataaataaaatgcagtattattacaagaaaaacacattgttaCTCAGAtggatgtctttttttgtttttgtttaaataaaaacaagaacatttaattttacattaatCAAACAAAGACAATGAAGTCGTAATGTTACgagaaaaaaattctcaaaatgtttattacAAAGAAtacaataatcatacataaaatattacaaagacaagactcATCAGAATTTGAAGTGAATAAAGAAGGTACTCCAAAAAAGTGGTAGGCTTACAGggaaaaagttgtacatttcTGAGATTAAGTTGTAAATCTATGAGGATAAAACGTATTACaagaaataaagtcatattgTTGAAAGACCACAAAAATGGTAgttgcgagaaaaaaaaaattgtattacaagaaaaaaaattacatttacgaGAGTCATAAATTTATGAGAACAAAGTCGTAATACAGTATTATAGAAAGACGTAACATGACCAGAATAAACTCTTAATGgtgcaagaaaaaagttgtaaagagAATGAAATAAAGATGGAATTGtacgagaaaaaaaaggactggTGCAAAAATTTCATAATACTACATAAAGAAGTACAGGATGAGAAAGACTTAATGGAAGTAGAATAAACTCAAAATGTTGCAACAAAAAAGTTGCAACTTGACTATAATAAACtcatgttacaagaaaaaagtcgcAAAGTTATGAGAAGTCATTTTAAAGACTATTACACTCATATATTACAAGAAGAGTATTATTTCTAAATAACTTGTCATAAAATGACAAGAAGAAAGTCACACCTTTATGATATGAAGATGTCGTGTTATGACAATGGAGTCGTACTGTTTCAAGAGAAAAGTTGTGAGGTTACAAAAGCAGTCATAGCATTACGAGAAAAATGTTAGGGGAAAAGAAGTGTTTATTTAAGTGGAGTGACGAGTGAGTTGAGTTATTCCTCAAACAGATCTTTGTCAGAACTGGAGGGCATTCATGCAGCAGTGGACATGGGCGAGAAGATCAGACAAGTCACAGAGAGGGCCACGCTCTTCCGAATCACCTCCAACGCAATGATCAACGTAGGTCACGGCCTGCCGCCAAAAAGCCTTGACGTCATCACCAGCTGATTGGTTTGCTGTCCGTAGGTGTGCCAAGACTTCCTGTCCATGGCTCAGAACCACAGTAAGCGCTGGCAGAAGGCCTTGCAGCTGGAGAAAGCGCAGAGGATTCGCTTGGAGGACACTCTGGAGCAGCTGGCCAAGCAGCACAACCACCTCGAGagagctttcaggggagccacCGTGCTTTTGCCGTCGTACAGCAACATGGATTTAGGTAGCAAAGGTCTGCTTCACATTTGCTTCTTAAAGACGGCCTCTTCAGTCGACGTGGTCATTCCGATATGTTTGTGTGCGCCAATGTTCTAAATGCTCCCCCCCTAACAGTGTCTCATGTATTCCCCCACATTTTGCTTCAGGTGGAATGTCGGGAAAGGGGGATGCCAGCGACGAGGACGATGACAACGAGTTCTTTGACGCCATGGAGGACCCGGCAGAGTTCATCACCATCCCCGCTGACCCAAAATATCACAGGTCACTCGAACACGAGCATTCAAATGAGCAtcgacctctgccaaggcttcAGTTCTTGTAAATAGATCAGTGAACAATCTGGGATAATCGGTTTTCTTACCTACAGGAGATCTGACAGCAGCGTGAGCAGGCTGAGCAATGAGACCGGCATGGACGATCAGTCGGTAAATGTgtgttcattttctttctctATAAAGGAGACGCGGTATTTCCATATGTACTGTAGGATGATATTTTTCTCAGTTCCCAGTGGTCTTAATAAAATGTTTCAGACATTCTTAAATCAAAATATACAAAGAAAATTGAATTCGAGAACACTCAACAGCCAGTCATGCTCTAGTGGAAAGTTCTGACGTATTCTATTGTGCCAAAGGGCTTTTGTTACCGCAGCGATCAGGGCAGAGGTAGGGCATTGCGACTTCATATATGTTTACAATGCGTTTGAAAAGGGTTTcattttgaggttttaagtgtgtttcaataagtttaaatgtgtttaatgcATTTTGGAGGGGCAAGActataatttcatttaaaaaagaaaagaaaaggtcgcagattttcacctattataACCTTATGTCTGGAACGCACCGCCACAAtgaacgggggttcactgtatgtcCGCCTCTCCCATGTCATAACTCCTCCCCCTGTTTCAGTTTGATGAGCTGTCACTGGCATCCAGTCTCGAGTCCCCACAGCCCctggagctggagcctgtcagGCAACGACGGACACGCATCGCAGAAAAGCCCAACTACTACCTCAACCTGTGGAGCATCATGAAAAACTGCATCGGCAAGGAGCTCTCCAAGATACCGATGCCCGTGAGGAAACTGCCACGCAAAGCACCGCCAGCCACCCGAACGTGGTAACGCCAACGCCCCCTCGTCTCCCTCCCCTCTAGGTGAACTTTAACGAGCCCCTGTCAATGCTGCAACGCCTGTCCGAGGACCTGGAGTACTACGAGCTGCTGGACAGGGCGGCCAAGTGTCAGAGCTCCCTGGAGCAGATGTGCTACGTGGCCGCCTTCACCGTGTCGTCCTACTCCACCACCGTCCACCGCACCGGCAAGCCCTTCAACCCTCTGCTGGGGGAAACCTTCGAGCTGGATCGCCTGCGAGAGTGTGGCTACCGCTCTCTTTGCGAGCAGGTagaaactataatgcaagcACCTAAAATGTTGACCTTTTGGATCTACAGGATAATTGTCGTTGTGATTGAGTCCTCcttgttaacatggatatttcaatTCGACAGCATTGAATGAGCTAAACGCATTTGTGACACAGTAGAGGGAGATTTACAGTGAACTCCTTGTTTTTATCTGCTTGTAAGGTGACCTGGAGTGCTCAGAAATGCACCTTtaagttaaatgtattattattatttgttgtca containing:
- the sart1 gene encoding U4/U6.U5 tri-snRNP-associated protein 1, with the translated sequence MGSSKKHKEKSRDREAEERRREHKKHRRKERERDASTRDGTREKERRKRSASRDRDRGGRESRSKGDRSGGEPRVKKEKTEEGSTEVQAQSASGDASLSIEETNKLRAKLGLKPLELNENKKELGTKEEPLVAETINPALIQKQKDIKEKLAAMKEKRLLNQKLGKVKTLAEDDWLEDTAAWVEKNRKAAKEKAMAEKRAKLLEEMDQEFGVSNLVEEEFGQGRINSAYTARDLKGLKVQHKVDSFNEGQTVILTLQDKGVLEEEEDVLENVGLVDKEKADKNVELKKKQPDYKPYEEEESVDDMVTFKSRSVLSKYDEEIDGEKKKSFRLKTGGMADGERERELQAMRETLRSQAQSLVMPSLMIASEYYSPQEMVAFKKTKRRVKKIRKKEKTTVADFLLLDDSRKTDFGSRTRGRGRKGEYEDDEGVEEGRWPHETAVTQMSDDIRTAEMDISDDEDFTPPEPTVLEEDEAEQELQKQLEKQRKLRQKQLLGDAGEKIAERVKRLARDDAEDPSEKRNNIVFNATSEFCRTLGDIPTYGLSGNREDQEDMMDFEQDEEKEGAGDSNSDAEDNIGWSSVNLDEEQKHPDFATASATILDEEPIVNSGLAAALHLCKNKGLLETEVQKVARVKATKGALPNDNYCIEDKMGFDDKYSRREEYRGFTQDFKDKDGYKPDVKIEYVDESGRKLTPKEAFRQLSHRFHGKGSGKMKTERRMKKLEEEALLKKMSSSDTPLGTVALLQEKQKSQKTPYIVLSGSGKSMNANTITK